The following proteins are co-located in the Candidatus Nitrosotenuis cloacae genome:
- a CDS encoding DUF6884 domain-containing protein has product MKISVVTACGNKKADIPLPAWQLYNSPRIRAIYNRKGSHDMFILSAEYGLIPAEKIIAPYNRIMDEKRAQELIPYLKEVIKDYDVIVYFKAGARRLYEQCLEKACQESGVKLVSFGFGFMGGINELDSKIRMAEEGKT; this is encoded by the coding sequence ATGAAAATTTCAGTAGTGACTGCATGTGGAAACAAAAAGGCGGACATTCCTCTGCCTGCATGGCAGCTTTACAATTCACCTAGAATTAGGGCGATATACAACAGAAAGGGAAGCCATGACATGTTCATCCTCAGTGCGGAGTATGGACTAATTCCGGCAGAAAAGATAATCGCACCATACAACAGAATCATGGATGAAAAAAGAGCCCAAGAATTAATACCCTATCTGAAGGAAGTGATCAAAGATTATGACGTCATAGTATACTTTAAGGCAGGTGCCCGGCGCCTCTATGAGCAATGTTTGGAAAAGGCATGTCAGGAATCTGGCGTAAAACTAGTATCTTTTGGGTTTGGTTTTATGGGGGGAATCAACGAACTGGATTCCAAAATCAGAATGGCAGAAGAGGGCAAAACCTGA